The nucleotide sequence GCATGGGGGTCGATCGATACTTTATACAAAAAAGGAAATGTCCCCGCAAATAAAATAAAACAAACGAAAGCAGTCGTATGGAAAGGCGAAAAAGTAAACTTCATCGCATTGGCTTATACCAAAAACGAGATAAAAGACGTAAAATGCGTTACCTCCGATTTAAAAGGTATATCTTCCATAATTCCGGCGGGAAATGTCAAATCTAACTTTGTCCGATACACACTCTCCGACAAGTTCAAAATTTCAGACGAAATATTGGCTTGTGCCGCTCGAACGCCGCATAAAACACAAAATAGCCACCTCGTGCCCGATGTTCTCGATTATATCCCCCAAATGACGATACCGGGAAGAACCACTCGCCCGATATGGATTACAGTAGAGATTCCACGAGACATACCGTCGGGAGAATATACGGGAGAGATATTTATTCGTTCGGCTGCGGGTGAAGACCAAATACTGTCTTTGACCGTAGAAGTACTCGACCATATAGTCCCCGCACCGAAAGATTGGCAATTCCATCTCGACCTTTGGCAAAACTGTGTTTCGGTAAAAAGGTATCATAAGCCTACCCTATGGAGCGACGAACATTTCGAGATACTGGCAGAGTATTTTAAAATATTGGCCGATGCCGGACAAAAAGTTTGCACCGCCGTAATCAACCACGGAGGACAAAGTTTCGACGACTGGTACGAAAGTATGATTCTATGGACCAAAAAAGCCGATGGCACTTGGTCTTATGACTATACGGTATTCGATAAATTCGTGAATATGATGGCTTCGATAGGAATCGACCAACAAATCAATTGTTACTCGATGTACCCGTGGGGAGCTACACGTTACTTCGACGAAAAATCAGGCGATTGGATTTCTATACAGCCAGAACCCGGCACACAGGAATTTGCAGATTTTTGGAGGCCCTTCCTCCTCGATTTCCGGGAACACCTCAAAGAAAATGGCTGGTTCGAAAAAACAGCTATCGCTATGGACGAAAAACTCGAACCCATTATGGCCGGAGTAATCTCTTTCATCAAAGAGACAACCCCCGACTTCAAGATAGCATTGGCCGGGGGTTATATCCCCTCCTTGCAAGAAGACATATACGATCTGTCCATCTTTGTGGGTCACCCCACTACATCGGAGAACATGCAGGCTCGAATCGCACAAGGTAAACCCACGACATTTTATACGAGCTGTTCATGGCCCGAACACCCCAACCAGTTCACATTCTCGCCTCCTGCCGAAAGTGCTCTTGTCGGGTGGTTCGCATACGCTCAGGGATATACAGGATTCTTGCGTTGGGCCTACAACATTTGGGTGCAGAACGTTCTCAAAGATACCCGCTGTGCATCGGCTCCGGCAGGCGACCAACACATGGTATATCCCGGACCTCGCAACTCTGTAAGAATGGCCCGCCTACGTGAAGGCATCCAAGATTATGAAAAGTTACGAGTCATTATGGAACGCCTGAAAGGGCTGGGTACGCCGGAAGCCAACGAAAACATTCAAAAACTGCAAAGAGTATTGCAAACATTCTCATTGGGAGAAATCAGCAAAGAGACCGACAACCGCATCACGAGCTTGGTGAACGACGCAAAAGCCGTACTGACCGAAGTCGCAAAAGCAACGCCCGTAAACATGTCCAATCTGGTGATTCCGTCGAAAGACCGCAATACAATCGAAATTTATCCCAATCCCACGGACGACAAACTGTTCATCTCCTACGATGGAGATACGGAAAAGATAAGCTATCAAATATGCTCCACTTCGGGACAAGTATTGCAAACATCGAACACGAAACCCGTCTATAAATACATAAACATCAAAAATATACCATCGGGTAACTACATTATAAAATTCAATGTCGGATCGCAAGTTATCAGTAAAAAATTCATTAAAAACTAACCTTAAAAAACAAAATCGTATGAAACCGAAAAAAATTACTTCATGCATGTTATTTGCCATGATTTTCAGTTGCGGAATGTCATTACAGGCTGCAAACATCAAAGCTGTCAACTTTATCCACGACAACAGCATCAGAGGCTGTGATATTCACCTGTCACAAGAAGGGAACAAGTACTTCGCCGATGTCTACAACCAACAACAGACCATCGAAATGTGGGTGCGTATAAGCGAAACCCTCGACGCGCAAGGCGGCGTATTGATAAGCACTAAAAGTGCATTCGTCGATGATCCTGCCAATGACAACAAATCAGGGGGCTACGAACTGATGCTGCAACCCAACGGCTGGGCGAGAGCTACATTCTGTGTCGGTAACGGAGGTAACGAACCTAAATGGGTCAATACTCAGTTACAAGCCGGAGAATGGGCAAAACTGTCTATGGTGATAGACGGGAACAAACTGATCTGCTATAAAAACGGAGAAAAAACAGTGGAGGAAACTTTCAGCGCACCAATAGCTGTTGGCACAGGAGACCTCACATTGGGCGCCAATCCCAACTGGGTAGATGGCGAAAAATTTCAAGGAATGATAACCGATGTCAGAATTTGGACGGTAGCCCGCACAGAAGAAGAAATAAAATCCGATTTGAATTACTATTTCGCCTCAAAAAAAGAGAACCTCTTTCTCAACTGGAACATGCAGGAAGGAGAAGGCACGACATTGAAAAACTTGATGCATTCGAGTAGAAACCAAGCCTCGATAGTTTTAATCAACGACATGGACGAAACAGGAATCGAATGGGTGGACAATAGCGGCTGCCCGATATACGAGGAGGGATCGTCGAGCATAGAAACTGCTCGGCAAAAACAAGCGGCCTATATCAGCGGAGACAATATTCTTATCGACGGTGAAAATATAAATGGAGCAGCACTATACACGATAGACGGAAGATTGGTCATGAGCATTTCATCACATCATAACACCATAGACATAAGCGATTTAACTCCGGGGTACTATATATTCAAAGCAATAATAGACAACAATCCGGTATCTTTGAAATTAAGAAAATAAAATCGATCGCTTACACGTTATGGTGGGCTTCTGATTTACAGAAGCCCACCATTTTTTTATGCTTCAATAAAATAGCGCAACAAAATACTGTCCCTATACAAAACACAAGAGAGGAAAATGAATCATAATATAAAAATTAAAACCACTTCTTAAATAAGTAAAGTATGAAGAATTTGACTAAATTTGCCGATAGTAGATAAAACATAGAGATATGAAAAAATATTTGAGTTTGCTCATTGCTATCTTGTTTACATTATCTTTAAATGCCGGCGGAGGGAAAGCCAAAATAGTTTTCGACTCCACCCGTTATGATTTCGGTTATATTCAGGAAGATAAAGGAAAGGTAACGCACTCTTTCAAATTTACCAACGACGGAGATGCCCCGTTAA is from Barnesiella intestinihominis YIT 11860 and encodes:
- a CDS encoding glycoside hydrolase domain-containing protein, whose product is MMATNQRNLLKKATFWSLCCLLFSGPISAQKVYPAYGLNDFVETADPETYDSKQWDDLSSGLHAAWGSIDTLYKKGNVPANKIKQTKAVVWKGEKVNFIALAYTKNEIKDVKCVTSDLKGISSIIPAGNVKSNFVRYTLSDKFKISDEILACAARTPHKTQNSHLVPDVLDYIPQMTIPGRTTRPIWITVEIPRDIPSGEYTGEIFIRSAAGEDQILSLTVEVLDHIVPAPKDWQFHLDLWQNCVSVKRYHKPTLWSDEHFEILAEYFKILADAGQKVCTAVINHGGQSFDDWYESMILWTKKADGTWSYDYTVFDKFVNMMASIGIDQQINCYSMYPWGATRYFDEKSGDWISIQPEPGTQEFADFWRPFLLDFREHLKENGWFEKTAIAMDEKLEPIMAGVISFIKETTPDFKIALAGGYIPSLQEDIYDLSIFVGHPTTSENMQARIAQGKPTTFYTSCSWPEHPNQFTFSPPAESALVGWFAYAQGYTGFLRWAYNIWVQNVLKDTRCASAPAGDQHMVYPGPRNSVRMARLREGIQDYEKLRVIMERLKGLGTPEANENIQKLQRVLQTFSLGEISKETDNRITSLVNDAKAVLTEVAKATPVNMSNLVIPSKDRNTIEIYPNPTDDKLFISYDGDTEKISYQICSTSGQVLQTSNTKPVYKYINIKNIPSGNYIIKFNVGSQVISKKFIKN
- a CDS encoding LamG-like jellyroll fold domain-containing protein, whose amino-acid sequence is MKPKKITSCMLFAMIFSCGMSLQAANIKAVNFIHDNSIRGCDIHLSQEGNKYFADVYNQQQTIEMWVRISETLDAQGGVLISTKSAFVDDPANDNKSGGYELMLQPNGWARATFCVGNGGNEPKWVNTQLQAGEWAKLSMVIDGNKLICYKNGEKTVEETFSAPIAVGTGDLTLGANPNWVDGEKFQGMITDVRIWTVARTEEEIKSDLNYYFASKKENLFLNWNMQEGEGTTLKNLMHSSRNQASIVLINDMDETGIEWVDNSGCPIYEEGSSSIETARQKQAAYISGDNILIDGENINGAALYTIDGRLVMSISSHHNTIDISDLTPGYYIFKAIIDNNPVSLKLRK